A stretch of DNA from Actinomycetes bacterium:
CGCCGATCAGGACGCCTCCAAACAGCAGCACCCAGCCCGCGGCGGCCAGGCCGGCCAGGCGCCAGGCCCGGCCGCGCCAGGACCGCCCGGCCCCGGCGGCGCGGCCGGCCCCAGCGGCGGGACTTGCCCCAGCGGCGGGACGAGAGGCAGCGGCGCCTCCGGCCCCAGCGGCGGGACCAGAGGCGGCGGCGCGACCAGCCCCAGCGGCGCGACCAGAGGCGGCGGCGCCTCCGGCCTCAGCGGCGAGACCAGAGGCAGCAGCGGGACCAGAGCCGGCGGGACCGGCCTCGGCCGCGGCCAAGGGGACAGAAGCGGAGCCGGACGGCCCGGCGGGGTCCCGGCCGTTGCGGCCCCGCCCGGCCGTGGACCCGGAACCGGACATGCGTTGTGCACCTCGCATGGGGTCTCCTTGCCGTTCGTGCGCCTGGAGGAAGGTCACGAAGATGGGTTGCTGCCCGCCGACGCCCCGGGGAAACCCCGGCGCCACTCGCGGGCGACCGCCGATGATACCGCCCGAACCGGACGGCAAGGGCCCAACCCCACCCGCCCGCCGGATGGGGAGGCCCGCCGGATGGGGAGGCCCGCCGGGACGGGGCTCGGGGACTGGTCGCCGGACCGGGGACCGGCTACGGCCGGGACACTGGGGCAGGGTCGCCGGCCCGGGCGCCGTGCACGGCCGTGGCCAGCTCACGGGTGAGCGAGCGGACGCCGTCGACGCCGGCCTCGCCGAGCCGGCGGACCAGGGCGGTGCCGACGATCACCCCGTCGGCGAAGCGGGCCACCGCGGCGGCCTGCTCGGCGTTGGACACCCCGATGCCGGCGCAGACGGCGCGGTCGGCGTGTGTGCGAACGCGGGCGACCAGCTCGTCGATGCCGGCCGCGAGGGACGCCCGCAAACCGGTGACGCCGAGGGACGCCTGTGCGTACACGAACCCGCGGCCGGCCGCGGCGACTGCCTCGAGCCGGTCGTCGGTGGAGGTCGGCGCGGCCAGGAACACCGGGGCGATCCCGGCGCGGCCGGCCGCCTCGATCCAGGGCCCAGCTTCCTCGGGTGGGAGGTCGGGCACGACCGCGCCGCACGCACCCGCCTCGGCCAGCTCGTGGGCGAAGCGCTCGGGGCCCCGGTGGGCGACCAGGTTGTAGTAGACGAGCAGCACCACGGGCGTGTCGACGCTTCTGGTCAGCTCGGCGACCATGCCGAGAACGTCGTCGAGGCGGATGCCGCGGTCGAGGGCGGTCTGCACCGCCCGCTGGATGACCGGCCCGTCGATCAGCGGATCGGAGTAGGGCGGGCCGACCTCCAGCACGTCGGCGCCGGCCTCGGCCATGGCCCGGAAGGCGGCCAGCGACCCGGGCAGGTCCGGGTAGCCGGCCACCCCGTAGGCGACCAGCGCCGCCCTGCCTTCGGCGCGGAGGCTGGCCAGGTGCGCCTCCAGCCGCTCGACCGGCGGGACGCCGTCGGACCCGCCGGCGCCGGCAGTGCCGCGGCTGGGGACGCCCGGGACGCCTGACCCGGCGAGCAGGTCCGAGGGGCCAGCCCGGGCATCTGGCCCGGGCGGCCCCGGGGTGCCTGGCCCGGATGACGCCGGGGTGCCTGGCCCGGGCGGCCCCGGGGTGCCTGGGCCACTGGTCACGGGGGCGTCAGGCATCGGCGTCCTCCAGCAGGGCGGCGACGGTGTCCACGTCCTTGTCGCCGCGGCCGGAGAGGTTGAGCACGACCACCGTGCCGGGTGCCACCTCGCCGGTCCGGGCCGCCTCGGCCAGCCAGCCGATCGCGTGTGCTGGCTCGAGGGCGGGCAGCAGCCCCTCGGTGCGGGCCAAGAGCCGGAACCCGTCCAGGGCGAGCGCGTCGCCGACCTGCCGGTAGGCGACCCGGCCGGTGTCGCGCCACCAGGCGTGCTCCGGCCCGACGCCCGGGTAGTCGAGGCCGGCCGAGATCGAGTGGGTCGGCAGCACCTGCCCGTCGGCGTCCTGCAGCAGGTAGGATCGGGCGCCGTGGAGCACGCCGGCCTGGCCGAAGTTGAGCGGGGCGCCGTTGTCGCCCGGCCCGGGGCCCCGGCCGCCCGCCTCGACGCCCACGAGCGGCACGTCGTCGTCGACGAACGGGGCGAACACGCCGGCGGCGTTGGAGCCGCCGCCGACGCAGGCGACGACCAGCCCGGGCAGCCGCCCCTCGGCATCG
This window harbors:
- the trpA gene encoding tryptophan synthase subunit alpha, whose amino-acid sequence is MPDAPVTSGPGTPGPPGPGTPASSGPGTPGPPGPDARAGPSDLLAGSGVPGVPSRGTAGAGGSDGVPPVERLEAHLASLRAEGRAALVAYGVAGYPDLPGSLAAFRAMAEAGADVLEVGPPYSDPLIDGPVIQRAVQTALDRGIRLDDVLGMVAELTRSVDTPVVLLVYYNLVAHRGPERFAHELAEAGACGAVVPDLPPEEAGPWIEAAGRAGIAPVFLAAPTSTDDRLEAVAAAGRGFVYAQASLGVTGLRASLAAGIDELVARVRTHADRAVCAGIGVSNAEQAAAVARFADGVIVGTALVRRLGEAGVDGVRSLTRELATAVHGARAGDPAPVSRP